The following are encoded in a window of Ranitomeya variabilis isolate aRanVar5 chromosome 6, aRanVar5.hap1, whole genome shotgun sequence genomic DNA:
- the MACC1 gene encoding metastasis-associated in colon cancer protein 1 isoform X2, protein MSRRQQSFRSAGISRSKSEGTLIDLDGPSAPTNNPENLGNKLDLLINWTDVFQDHSQNFQKQTNPFWNGLSESNPFLDDVVQANTSTDQRVSILKEDPFLLFRDLETRNSVSSSGDELDIDHFLDETATIKNGRSKSVSYLDDLDSTQSNVQEIDGQILAPDLEWLQNDREAYKMAWLSHRQLTRSCLDLDVMSQSPGWGQTQASDAHVFCRIEHKGGSVQLPNSDITLHVPEGHVRPGEFQDISLKAFLDPPVLLNNNLSTSVSPLLEITLSNINTVEDLLLEMKIAVEVKNDPYSQVMTDIVTFYSYNKEGPFEKIPDGYIYNNMLQIKLPILSRVTYIVTAAQAKSVENQSSSVYDYIHKSLTVAVYGPKHIHPAFTTVLAIMGHNYTPDKLTVDDIKRRGKNLPPLVFQLWGKHQFVFHQMQDLLIHFITNDSCYSVKTTDNSNEIKLQQLKAGKIIRAQFPFSLKGGKDISPFVFNVQIKDSQGSTIISEFPISTPNPAPKIHCTPKSQTCLQKRKQILSTPVMPIRNTLKYPKFQDKTLKMLNFAVTLKTVLRQQKIDFFLEYFKGDTIALLGEDKIKAIGQNKVKEWYVGVLRGKVGLVHCKNVKIISKDQVIDFSDVHFTTKMLLEQITLPFKKLTYIYSSVLSNVSDKVQDWRSLADALGYSHLSLDDLSHTLPEKESDRVSCVVKKLKEDCHVDSKKRKFHYELVMGLLKIDCQGLVARLTQDTVILTAAVQLGIRWRELAEKLARLTKQQIEAYEIPHQGKSGEVNLQMMWKPAFDFLYTWAAHYGDSYRDVLQDLHCALDRMKYPVTRQWRELTGTLIFVNCLEVFRATSFSKPEV, encoded by the exons aaaatttggGAAACAAATTGGATCTACTTATAAACTGGACAGATGTGTTCCAAGACCATTCCCAGAATTTTCAAAAGCAGACAAATCCATTTTGGAACGGACTCTCTGAATCCAACCCTTTTCTGGATGACGTGGTTCAAGCCAACACATCAACTGATCAAAGAGTGTCTATTTTAAAAGAAGATCCTTTCTTGCTCTTTAGGGATTTAGAAACCAGAAACTCAGTATCAAGTTCTGGAGATGAACTTGACATTGATCATTTCCTGGATGAAACAGCAACAATAAAGAATGGAAGATCTAAAAGTGTTTCATATCTGGATGATCTAGACAGCACACAATCTAATGTTCAGGAGATTGACGGGCagattttagccccagatttagaGTGGCTTCAGAATGATAGAGAGGCCTACAAAATGGCTTGGTTGAGTCATAGACAATTAACTCGATCATGTCTTGACTTGGATGTAATGAGTCAAAGTCCTGGATGGGGGCAAACACAAGCATCAGATGCTCATGTATTTTGCAGAATAGAACATAAAGGAGGGTCTGTACAACTTCCAAACTCTGATATAACTCTCCATGTTCCTGAAGGTCATGTTAGACCTGGGGAATTTCAGGACATCTCTTTAAAAGCTTTTCTTGATCCACCAGTCTTGCTCAACAACAACCTGTCAACTAGTGTTAGTCCTCTTCTAGAAATAACATTAAGCAACATCAATACAGTAGAGGATCTTTTACTGGAAATGAAAATTGCAGTTGAGGTAAAGAACGATCCATACAGTCAAGTCATGACTGATATTGTAACCTTTTATAGCTATAACAAAGAAGGTCCATTCGAAAAAATCCCTGATGGCTACATATACAATAACATGTTACAAATCAAGTTACCAATTCTTAGTCGAGTTACCTACATTGTGACTGCGGCACAGGCCAAGTCTGTTGAAAACCAGTCCAGCAGTGTTTATGACTACATTCACAAATCCTTAACTGTAGCAGTGTATGGACCCAAGCATATACATCCAGCATTCACCACAGTGCTAGCTATTATGGGACATAACTATACTCCAGATAAACTCACCGTGGATGACATAAAAAGACGTGGAAAAAATTTGCCGCCACTTGTATTTCAACTTTGGGGAAAACACCAGTTTGTGTTTCATCAAATGCAGGACTTATTGATTCATTTTATTACAAATGACTCGTGTTATTCAGTGAAAACGACGGATAACAGTAATGAAATCAAATTGCAGCAGCTGAAGGCTGGTAAGATCATTCGGGCTCAATTCCCTTTCTCATTGAAAGGTGGCAAAGATATTAGCCCTTTTGTTTTTAATGTTCAGATCAAAGACAGCCAGGGTTCAACAATAATATCAGAATTTCCGATCAGTACCCCAAACCCTGCTCCAAAAATACATTGCACTCCAAAAAGTCAAACTTGCCTACAGAAACGCAAACAAATTTTGTCTACACCTGTCATGCCGATCAGAAACACTTTGAAATATCCTAAGTTCCAGGATAAAACTCTGAAGATGCTCAACTTTGCTGTGACTTTAAAGACTGTTTTGAGGCAACAGAAAATTGACTTCTTTTTGGAATATTTTAAAGGAGACACAATTGCTCTTCTTGGGGAAGATAAAATTAAAGCCATAGGTCAAAACAAGGTTAAAGAATGGTATGTGGGTGTTTTAAGAGGGAAGGTTGGCCTTGTACACTGCAAAAATGTTAAGATTATTTCCAAAGATCAAGTCATCGATTTTTCCGATGTTCATTTTACAACCAAGATGCTTTTGGAACAGATCACTCTGCCATTTAAGAAATTGACTTACATATACTCTTCTGTGCTATCCAATGTCTCCGACAAAGTACAGGACTGGAGATCTTTAGCTGACGCTCTTGGTTACTCGCACTTGTCCCTGGACGACCTCAGTCACACTCTTCCCGAGAAAGAGTCTGACAGAGTGTCATGTGTTGTGAAAAAGCTGAAAGAAGATTGTCATGTCGACTCCAAAAAGAGGAAATTTCATTACGAGCTTGTTATG GGTCTTTTGAAGATTGACTGTCAAGGCTTGGTAGCTCGCCTTACACAAGATACTGTTATCCTGACTGCAGCCGTACAGCTTGGCATACGCTGGAGAGAGCTGGCAGAGAAGCTGGCCAGACTTACAAAGCAACAGATCGAGGCCTATGAGATTCCTCACCAGGGAAAGAGCGGAGAGGTCAACTTGCAG ATGATGTGGAAACCTGCTTTTGACTTCCTGTATACTTGGGCAGCTCATTACGGGGACAGTTACAGGGACGTTCTACAAGACTTACACTGTGCATTGGACAGAATGAAATATCCAGTGACCAGGCAATGGAGGGAGCTGACTGGGACTCTCATCTTTGTCAACTGCCTGGAGGTCTTTCGGGCCACTTCTTTTTCGAAGCCTGAAGTTTAA
- the MACC1 gene encoding metastasis-associated in colon cancer protein 1 isoform X1, translating into MHAVNTMKMSRRQQSFRSAGISRSKSEGTLIDLDGPSAPTNNPENLGNKLDLLINWTDVFQDHSQNFQKQTNPFWNGLSESNPFLDDVVQANTSTDQRVSILKEDPFLLFRDLETRNSVSSSGDELDIDHFLDETATIKNGRSKSVSYLDDLDSTQSNVQEIDGQILAPDLEWLQNDREAYKMAWLSHRQLTRSCLDLDVMSQSPGWGQTQASDAHVFCRIEHKGGSVQLPNSDITLHVPEGHVRPGEFQDISLKAFLDPPVLLNNNLSTSVSPLLEITLSNINTVEDLLLEMKIAVEVKNDPYSQVMTDIVTFYSYNKEGPFEKIPDGYIYNNMLQIKLPILSRVTYIVTAAQAKSVENQSSSVYDYIHKSLTVAVYGPKHIHPAFTTVLAIMGHNYTPDKLTVDDIKRRGKNLPPLVFQLWGKHQFVFHQMQDLLIHFITNDSCYSVKTTDNSNEIKLQQLKAGKIIRAQFPFSLKGGKDISPFVFNVQIKDSQGSTIISEFPISTPNPAPKIHCTPKSQTCLQKRKQILSTPVMPIRNTLKYPKFQDKTLKMLNFAVTLKTVLRQQKIDFFLEYFKGDTIALLGEDKIKAIGQNKVKEWYVGVLRGKVGLVHCKNVKIISKDQVIDFSDVHFTTKMLLEQITLPFKKLTYIYSSVLSNVSDKVQDWRSLADALGYSHLSLDDLSHTLPEKESDRVSCVVKKLKEDCHVDSKKRKFHYELVMGLLKIDCQGLVARLTQDTVILTAAVQLGIRWRELAEKLARLTKQQIEAYEIPHQGKSGEVNLQMMWKPAFDFLYTWAAHYGDSYRDVLQDLHCALDRMKYPVTRQWRELTGTLIFVNCLEVFRATSFSKPEV; encoded by the exons aaaatttggGAAACAAATTGGATCTACTTATAAACTGGACAGATGTGTTCCAAGACCATTCCCAGAATTTTCAAAAGCAGACAAATCCATTTTGGAACGGACTCTCTGAATCCAACCCTTTTCTGGATGACGTGGTTCAAGCCAACACATCAACTGATCAAAGAGTGTCTATTTTAAAAGAAGATCCTTTCTTGCTCTTTAGGGATTTAGAAACCAGAAACTCAGTATCAAGTTCTGGAGATGAACTTGACATTGATCATTTCCTGGATGAAACAGCAACAATAAAGAATGGAAGATCTAAAAGTGTTTCATATCTGGATGATCTAGACAGCACACAATCTAATGTTCAGGAGATTGACGGGCagattttagccccagatttagaGTGGCTTCAGAATGATAGAGAGGCCTACAAAATGGCTTGGTTGAGTCATAGACAATTAACTCGATCATGTCTTGACTTGGATGTAATGAGTCAAAGTCCTGGATGGGGGCAAACACAAGCATCAGATGCTCATGTATTTTGCAGAATAGAACATAAAGGAGGGTCTGTACAACTTCCAAACTCTGATATAACTCTCCATGTTCCTGAAGGTCATGTTAGACCTGGGGAATTTCAGGACATCTCTTTAAAAGCTTTTCTTGATCCACCAGTCTTGCTCAACAACAACCTGTCAACTAGTGTTAGTCCTCTTCTAGAAATAACATTAAGCAACATCAATACAGTAGAGGATCTTTTACTGGAAATGAAAATTGCAGTTGAGGTAAAGAACGATCCATACAGTCAAGTCATGACTGATATTGTAACCTTTTATAGCTATAACAAAGAAGGTCCATTCGAAAAAATCCCTGATGGCTACATATACAATAACATGTTACAAATCAAGTTACCAATTCTTAGTCGAGTTACCTACATTGTGACTGCGGCACAGGCCAAGTCTGTTGAAAACCAGTCCAGCAGTGTTTATGACTACATTCACAAATCCTTAACTGTAGCAGTGTATGGACCCAAGCATATACATCCAGCATTCACCACAGTGCTAGCTATTATGGGACATAACTATACTCCAGATAAACTCACCGTGGATGACATAAAAAGACGTGGAAAAAATTTGCCGCCACTTGTATTTCAACTTTGGGGAAAACACCAGTTTGTGTTTCATCAAATGCAGGACTTATTGATTCATTTTATTACAAATGACTCGTGTTATTCAGTGAAAACGACGGATAACAGTAATGAAATCAAATTGCAGCAGCTGAAGGCTGGTAAGATCATTCGGGCTCAATTCCCTTTCTCATTGAAAGGTGGCAAAGATATTAGCCCTTTTGTTTTTAATGTTCAGATCAAAGACAGCCAGGGTTCAACAATAATATCAGAATTTCCGATCAGTACCCCAAACCCTGCTCCAAAAATACATTGCACTCCAAAAAGTCAAACTTGCCTACAGAAACGCAAACAAATTTTGTCTACACCTGTCATGCCGATCAGAAACACTTTGAAATATCCTAAGTTCCAGGATAAAACTCTGAAGATGCTCAACTTTGCTGTGACTTTAAAGACTGTTTTGAGGCAACAGAAAATTGACTTCTTTTTGGAATATTTTAAAGGAGACACAATTGCTCTTCTTGGGGAAGATAAAATTAAAGCCATAGGTCAAAACAAGGTTAAAGAATGGTATGTGGGTGTTTTAAGAGGGAAGGTTGGCCTTGTACACTGCAAAAATGTTAAGATTATTTCCAAAGATCAAGTCATCGATTTTTCCGATGTTCATTTTACAACCAAGATGCTTTTGGAACAGATCACTCTGCCATTTAAGAAATTGACTTACATATACTCTTCTGTGCTATCCAATGTCTCCGACAAAGTACAGGACTGGAGATCTTTAGCTGACGCTCTTGGTTACTCGCACTTGTCCCTGGACGACCTCAGTCACACTCTTCCCGAGAAAGAGTCTGACAGAGTGTCATGTGTTGTGAAAAAGCTGAAAGAAGATTGTCATGTCGACTCCAAAAAGAGGAAATTTCATTACGAGCTTGTTATG GGTCTTTTGAAGATTGACTGTCAAGGCTTGGTAGCTCGCCTTACACAAGATACTGTTATCCTGACTGCAGCCGTACAGCTTGGCATACGCTGGAGAGAGCTGGCAGAGAAGCTGGCCAGACTTACAAAGCAACAGATCGAGGCCTATGAGATTCCTCACCAGGGAAAGAGCGGAGAGGTCAACTTGCAG ATGATGTGGAAACCTGCTTTTGACTTCCTGTATACTTGGGCAGCTCATTACGGGGACAGTTACAGGGACGTTCTACAAGACTTACACTGTGCATTGGACAGAATGAAATATCCAGTGACCAGGCAATGGAGGGAGCTGACTGGGACTCTCATCTTTGTCAACTGCCTGGAGGTCTTTCGGGCCACTTCTTTTTCGAAGCCTGAAGTTTAA